CTGGCAGGCTTGCCTCTCGCCACAGGGTAAGGAATTATCTCGACGGCCTTGACCTTGACATCATAATCAGCCTTCTTATCTGAACATATTCCAAAAACCCGCTTAAGTTCCATTGAACCAAAAGCAGTGCAACAAGCAACAAAGAAACCATAATAAAATACGACACTGAAACACCATTTGTTTGAATACATGCATACATCCGATACCAAAATTTCCTAAAGAGAAACAACATtcagatatatattttttccttgTCTTGGAAAATAAATACTACGAAAATTGCAAAATTCAACTTTGACTACGCAATATCAAAGATTTCTTCATGTTGTGTTTGTGTCAAAATAAACAGAGCCCAAATCGAATTTGACTTCAAACAATCAGTTAAAATGCGGTAAAAAAAGTAATGATTTTCTCGGGAATCAAACAGATAAGTAAAAGCTTAATCTGCAAGCAAAGTATCAtactttaataaaatttatgaaaggaAAAGAGCCAAGGATTAGAGAGACGAACCGCAGTAGTTAACATCTTTGGCTTGGATGAGAGGTAGAACGAGACATAGAGATACAAGTAGGGAAGCGATCAGCTTGAACTGAGCCATATCTTCACGGATTGCTTTCCTCGattcaaaaataaacaatattaTCCGAAAAAAACCTGTgagaaatttagggtttataaaAACCAgaagacagagagacagagagagaaagacagGTTTTTTGTTCTGTTAGAGAAAGGATTGAAGGtatatgagaagaagaagaagtctgAGCGACGACTTATCGGTTGGGGACAGAGGAACGTTAGGTGGAACGAAGTAAgacttttcttatttatgGGTTTCTCCGCTGGCACCGACTTATTTAAAAACTTCCATAAATTACTTTACTAATTTACTATTGAcgtaagtaaataataaaattaaacaaatttacCTTTATATAATGAGGCCCGGCCCTGGGATGTTGTGGGTAGTGTGCCAGTCCCACTGTAGCACATGGCCTTCAAAATGATAAGAGCGGCCCAGTATATAATAGTTTCATTCAAGGTTTACTTGGAGTGATTTTGAATAGGGCAAAAATCACTTTTATGAATAATCACCTGATGAGCTCGTTTGTGATTGTTCCTCTAGAAATCCCTTATACTCATAAACGCTTCTAGTAAAAGCCCTTTTCCAGTAAGCACTTAGAAGTGCTTTCAAAACCCACAACCCTTCTTACCCTAACGTACCTTTGCACATAAAGTAAATCGCCTTCAAGATTCGAATCTGTCCACGACATTTGAATTTTAGCCATACCAACAATTCCACGCCTCTTTCTCCATTCTATGATTCAAACTTGcttcttgatcttcttcttcgcaACGTTATGTGAGAATTTTTGTATTGAATTGATGTTGGGTTAAAGGGGGCAAGGGCTTGGAAACCTTGGAATGCATTTTAAAGATGAGCTAGTTTTCTCCTTTCAAAAATGCCTTTCACGCGAACTAATTGGATTGTGCAGTCAACATTAGTGGTGGGCTTCACAATTGCCACATCATCATTGAACGTCTGACTAGATGGTCAATCTAACAGACTGTGTGAATAGATTAGATCGTAAACGTTGGGTatcaaattgataaaattgaaacCTCAAGACCCATTTCAATATTGCACCTAAATTTCGAGGGACTAAAATGTCGTTTGTCCTATTATAAGATGTAATTATCTACTGGTTCAGCAACCGAAATTGttcctaaaaaaattaaaacttaattAAGCGAATAAATAGTGTACATAATTTACCCAAATCATGGTAAATTTAAACATCATAGCTGGTATTGACTATGAAATTATGatatagaaattaataaaattttgttctttgttttgttatttgacAATGTACAATTTCAAGTCTTCAATCTTGCTGGCGAACTGTTAATAATGTAAAGATTTGAGAGTAACTGCTTATCGGTTGGTCATTagcaaggtctaaaatatcgatgatatcggaaatatcggtagtccaaaaatatgaaaatttcgatggaaatatcgggatattatcgatatcgataaaaattgaataaaaaccacggaaattgtaagaaaaacttgaaaattttcattgaaactttggagaatgtttatttagtcaattatctatgagtttatcacaaaaaattagaaggaaatgcattgcatgatggatttaactaattttaagttgattatacagcaagcgggcaaacactatgagtgtaaaaaatatgtaataattaatgaaaaagattaaatacaccgtaatcatttatatataatgatttactataatattttacactttatacattgcatggtaagatacatgagtgacttagtaccacatagagttcctacgaggttcaaatttttcactatcttcatcatctctatgtgtagaataagtgtattgtgaagagtagtcatcaaatgataaatccccaaaatagttttgcatgtaattattaacataccacccatataaatataaatattttagcatattatcacaaaaacataagtgatatggtgtttaaggtgttggaggagtaaaatgggaggggttcatatcccctttgtgcttttttctcccctttttcccttttttttaaaaaactttttttttccttcacatcgatattttccgatattatcgtcgataatgtcgatatttatacgatatgtacatGGATATGTTCCGAAATATCTGTGATTCGAAAAAACcgaaatatcctcgatatttcctcgatattatcgatatttcagaCTATGGTCGTTAGGTGAAAGTATTGGGCTTTGAAAGTAATTTTGAGGCCTTATTCGTTTTGAGACTTCCAAAGAAATCTCTTTGGTCTCAAGCTGCCGCCTCCTCCATCTTCTGAACCCAAGCTAAACCTTAGTCTTCCGACGACGACGACAACGACAACGACAGCGGTGGTCTATCTTAAAGTGGTAAGCCCCAGTCGCTTACTCTCACACTCAAACATGTATATGTAGGAATTTTAATGCTCACCAAGATtcatttcagattttgtttttcaccccgcctcctccctcctctctctctctctctctctctctctctctctctctctctctctcactggCTCTGGTTTTCCATCGGTATGAAAACTTCTGAAAATTTCTATAGTTTTGAtgttatttctttgtttttgacCGTTTTAATGCGTTGATGTTTCCGATTTAGGGGTTTTGGActgtttgaatttgattcaTGTCATTCGcctttctgttttttcatctgggtttttttttttgggtatgtttgATAGTCCTGTTTTATTGAAAATTCAATGGATGAAGGAAATCATTATGGAAATGAAAAAACCCTTTGACGCACACGCAGTAATTTGGACTGTGTTGTGTTGTGAGACTGCTGCTGTCATCTTTCCTGCAACTTAGCCTTATGATAAAAACATATCCATTTCTCTCGTATTGTGAGCTTGGTATTGACATGTTGATGTATGGTTACGAAGTATGGTTTGTTTCCAGTTGTTTCTCATTGCATTGATGATTGTAgtattttttcctttattcCCAAGTGTAGGCTACACATATCGAATAGTGTGGATGTAAAATGTTTAtgagttatttttatttttttcataacctATATATAGTTGCTTTCGAGCATAGGTTATGATAAATAGGCCTGAATTTGTGTGAGATCCACAAAATTGTTAATTCTTCTGTTTCCAGAATGCTTACTGGGTGGGTGTTTTCAGGAGCATTTACTTAAATGGAAGCCAAATTTTTTCGCTTTCTTAAGATTGTGGGTGTGGGCTACAAAGCCAGGGCCGAAGCTGAAGGACGCCTGTTGCTTCTGAAATTGGGTTACAGTCATGAGGTTGAGTTGACCGTTCCCCCTGCTGTTCGTGTTTTCTGCTTCAAGAACAATGTCGTTTGCTGCACTGGAATTGATAAAGATAGGGTGCACCAGTTTGCTGCTTCCGTGCGTAGTTGTAAGCCACCTGAAGTTTACAAAGGCAAGGGTATAATGTACGTTGATGAAGTTATTAAGAAGAAGCAAGGAAAGAAGTCTAAGTGATTGGATGTCTCAAAGCTTATCTATGGCTGGAAGTTGGTAATCTTTCTTTTTGCGTTCTGGTTGTAATCAGAAAATAACAGTAGTCTGgggttttctttcaaactaTTGTCTTTTTAATATAGGTTTCTTAGTTGATCCCTTATCCTCATTTAGGTTTCATAGTCTGTACTTTTGGGGCTTTCCTGAATGGAGTTCAGGTTTCTCCTACTTCGGAACCATAGTGGAGATAAAGTTAACCTCAGAACACATTAAATTTTAGATGTTAAACTGAAGGATTCACTGTTGATTATTCTTGGACAGGACTAGCCTATGATCTAAGAATCATGGCTTTAAAATTGCATGTCTGCTGTAATTGTTGTCAACTGGTAAGGAATGAGGTGGATGAAGGTCTAAAATTCTTATTTCTATTGAGGGACAATAATAATTGTTGTAATGTGTACATGTATACGTTCTGAAAATATTGAAGTTACAATTTCTGTTATAAATTTGCATCACAACTCTGATCATTTGTCGAACAGCAACTCATTGACTAAATATGAGTCCGTTGTGTACAAAGACACACCACATGTCCTTATTTAAATGGAAAATTTGCTTGAAACTCTCGTGGTTCCGTGTAGCTAGAATCAATACTTGGATAATTGTTTGAGTACTATTTTGTAtatttggaagttgatgaatATAGACTTggtattattaaaaaatatttgaaaatttgttttggcCAACATTTTCggttttattatgtttatttggGGTTTTATATCCTCATTTGTTCCTGGGAATTGGGTGATTTGCTTCTAAGATTGAAAACGATGTcgttttggattttggagaTGTGAGATGAAGATGGTTGATTAAATGTAATGGTATATGGAAGATGgtttcactctctctctttctttttttcttacttGGAGTAGCTTGATGATGCTAGGGAAGAAAACTATTTCATGGTTATCATTTTTTCAACTGGAAAATAATTGGGACTACAGgaactttttccttttgataaGAATCTATGTGGTTAATTAttcatttcttttgttatGTAACTGATTCTTTTGTTGATTCTGCTGGTGTGGATGTATAGGATGGTGATGCTTGATTTCCTTTTGATGGTTTGTATCTGgttttcaaacaaaatggGTGATTTTGGATTCTGGGTATTTTGGTCTTTGAGTTATCATTGAAAATGGTAATGGTGTGTcgtgttttggttttgggtgaTTGTCTGGTAGAGTTTGTATACTATGGTGAAAATTGAAGAATCTGAACAATAATTAGGTATGGGTTTGGCTCCGttaactaaaaaaaaagtttaatcCACAAACATATCTAAGCAGTGACTGAgattagaatttttttaaaactaattCTTACTACAAATCCTTATTTGAGAAGGTTCCTTAAAGTATTTTGTATAACTTTTTCATGCTTgagcattttgtttttgttcaaattCGAAGGATGACATCTaatttataaaacaataaaaattaaagattcAATGAATAAAagttcagattttttttaacttcCCTATTTGTGATCAATGAGCTACACATATGAGCTGTTGTTTCTTATGTCTTACCCTTTTCAACCCCATTGTTTCTCATTGCCTAACCCTTTTCGTCCCCAATTTTTCTCAAGGAAAATTCTTGATTCCGCACATGCAAGGACGCATTCCACTTTACATGCAACTAACAATCTGATATGCGTGCATACGTTTTTATTGATGAGTCAATTTTGTATGTGTCTGATTGTGATTGTGATTGTGATTTAAGGGTGAATGACTTTTACCAGTAAGCATTAAGGCTTCAGTTATAAAACCTTataaggaattttttttttttgagcaagctggttttgattttgaacttggaattttcttttcttttcaaaaactggataaattcaagaaaattaaTAGCTAATTTGATTTCATAAAATTTCTTAACTCATTTGGGCAGAGGAGATCGAAGGCACAACTATGTTCAATTGGCTTTGCATAAGATCAAACCCAAACTGAACACAACGTAGGATCCTGATTACATTGGACGAAAGCGAAACTGGTTCGATAAGTTCGACTATGCAAAAGCTTTAGGCTCTGTTTAAGGTTCTGCTTTTTAAAGCCTGTGCAAGACTGTGACATGTCCTCCAAGAAAACAGGTTTCTCTTCTGATTTTCCATTGGACTAAATCTCAAGCAAGGTAAGATGCAAACTAAAAGTTACACATCTCCCACACTAAATAGACTGAACAGAGTAAACAGACAGAACCAAAGAAAACATCCACTGTTAAATACACATattctttaaaataatatataccttttttttttttaaagaaaaagaaaaggataaaTTCCTACTAGTGGTTGAGTTCAAGAATCTTCGTTGTCATAAGCAGCAATCAAAGCGACTTCTTTAAACTCCAatattctttctcttttggactAGCGTGTGTGTGAGCTTCTTTGTagaagaagacgaagacacaacaagttgaacaaaattactataaaaattcaaaatcccaTTACCTATAAAAGCAAGAATGCATCAGGGATGTTTTATTGAGAGGGAGAGCTTCCTTCCTTtctgtctgtctctctttCTTGTTGCTGTAACAGCTACTTCtacatttctctctcttcattttGCATATTTCTTTCAAACAATACCGTGGAGGGTGGATTCTAACACATGCTCTCGGTGACAAGGATAACTTTTCTTAACCACTCGAGCTACAAGTCTTTTGCAATTCCCAATTCATCCTTAATTTAGGTAACGTATGGAAACACTCTTGTGATTGGTTCATccttaatttatatatatatttcatttgtttttaattttgtgatgGGTTAATGAACGACCTGACCAACTTATTAGGTGATAGAAAGAGAGATGGCTGAGCAGCAAATTCAACATTTCAGTCACAAGCATCCATTGATATTCAAGAAGGAGCAGAACGACAGTGGCTTGGTTTTTTGCTCAGTGTGCGAGGACCCAGTGCTTGGCTCAAGCTACACTTGCAACCAATGCAGCCCTGCCTTCATTCTCCATAAATCTTGTGCAGATAAACTAACTCCTGAGATACACAACCCGATCCACCCCAAACACCCACTTAGTCTCCACCCACCCCAAAATGGCAACTTCTGTAGTGACTGTTACCAACCATGCAGCGGCTTCATCTACTATTGTCATGTCTGTAAATTCGGAATAGACCTCAAATGCGCTTCAAAGTGGGAAAACTACTGTCATGACCACAAATTCACCGTCCTGAAGAACCGTACTATTAAATTCACTTGTGATGTCTGTGGCAAAGATGGCAACGTCGACTTATACCTCTGTGGCATCTGCCAGCTCATGGTGCATAAGAAATGCTCTTGGCTACCACGCCGTGTCAAAATAGGAGACCACAATCACAGACTCAAGCTCACCTGGCGCTTTGAAGACATTTACCCCAAAAAGCAACGTTTCTGCTCCTTTTGCAATAGACACATGGACCAAAGCCGCGCTGTTTATTATTGTCATGAATGTTGCAGTTATGTTGCCCACAATTCATGCGCCACCAAGGAGACCACTCCCGACGACGACCCCCAACATAAgaacaaccaaacaaaatcagatCCAGCTGCGCAgatcaaccaaacaaaatcagaacCAGCTGTTCAgatcaaccaaacaaaatcagaacAAGCTGTGCAGATCAACCATTTTAGTCATCAACATCGCTTAACCCTCATCACTGATCATCATGAGGTATataaagataaagataaagaTAATGATCACCTTGATGATAGAATATATACTTGTAATGGTTGCATGCGGCCCATCACTACTACAGAGGCCTTTTATAGATGTGCAGGACAAGAAGAGTCGTCATGTCATTTCTTTCTCCACTTAATTTGTGCCCAATTCGATCGAAAGAGGCGTTTTTCACTTCACAGCAAGCACGAGCTCACACTCCTTCCGAGGGCTCCTTCTATTGATGGCGTTTTTAGGTGTTACGTGTGCAATACTTTTAGCCAAGGGTTCGGATACTACTGTGATAATAAGGGCTGTGACGTCTACTTTATCAAGGAGGAAGGCTTCTACCTTGACCTTCACTGCAGTATTCTTTGGGAATATAATAAGTCTCTTAAACATGAGGCACATCATCATGACCTCCGCTTCATCATAAAACAGGGTAGTTCTAATCAATGTAAGGGTTGTGGTGCTTCTAAGCACATTGGTTGGTTCAGTTGTACTATTTTGGCATGCAACTTCAACCTTTGTATTCCATGTGTTAAATTACCTCTCACAGCCCGGCACAGATACGACGATCACCATCTCAAGCTCACCTATAGAGTTACAGACATGCTAGCTGAACATTATTGTGAAATATGCGAAGGACCACGAATTCCGAAACATTGGTTCTACTCCTGCTCAGATTGCGACTTTCATTGCCATCCTCATTGCATTCTAGGGAGGTATCCGCAAGTCAAGTTAGGGGGAGCTTATAAGCACGACACTCACCCACACCCTGTTACTCTTGTTTATAAGGAAAGGAGTGTCATTCCTTCTGATAAAAGGGAGCACATTCTTGATTGTCAAGCATGTGGTGAACCGTGTGAAGGGTTGGTCTGGGAATGTTCTAAGTGTAATGTCAATATCCACCGAAAAGGTTACTGTAGATCCACTAAAGAAGACAAAAGTGTCTCTGATTTGAATTCTGGTTTAAGGTTAAAGTCTTAAGGTTTTCAAAAAtggatagagagagagagagatggctgAGCAGCAAATTCTACATTTCAGTGACGAGAATCCATTGATGTTCAAGGAAGAGTAGAAGAAGGATGGTCCCTTGGTTTTTTGCTTAGCGTGTGAGGACCCAGTGCTTGGCCCAAGCTACACTTGCAAACATGTCCTTTTTTTGTGTGCAAACAATGTCTATTTGAATctatttgatgtttgtttGGTGTGTACACAAACTCGGCCATCTCTCTGTCTTAAGTTTGATTCAGGTAAGAAGTACATGCATGTAACTAATGGTGGTCTCACATTAACGATCTACACACTTGCAACACAAAAACCTCTGATCTTGTTTCTcataatttcaacaaaataatggaaaattGGGTAAAAGGGGTACTGAGGACATTTTCGCTAACTCTTTAATAAAAGGGAGAAGGTGAATttgacccccaaaaaaaaaaaaggaacgcATGGGAGCTGCAAAAATGTCCTCTATGACCAAAAATCAAGCGAAACGACTAAGTTTCTTGGAAATCGGTGTGGTGTTTGCCAAAGAGGCTCTATTGCCCAAGTTAGAGTTTGAGAAATACAGGAGTTTGTGGAAAACGATGGGaagaatattttctttcattgtgctttttgtttacaatattaCACATGTATATATGAAAAAGCTAGGAAAGGCTAAGGTTCCATTGGCCAGTCTAAGAGCTGATGGCCGACACACTAAAACCAGGAAAAAACTATGCCCCTAAATTAAGGACGTGTAAAATAATCACTAAATCAATCACAGCTAGCAGCCACCAAGCTAACCTCACAGCTAGCAGCCACCCATACGTCCAATACTCCCCCTCAAGCTGGATCAAAGGGATTAATTGATCCAAGCTTGGACAGCAAGCGTTGAAACTGAGTGGAAGCAAGAGACTTGGTGAAAACATCAGCAAGTTGATCATGGCTCCGAGTGAAGGTGGTTTGAATTACCTTGGACTGAACTTGTTCACGAACATAGTGACAGTCAACTTCAATGTGTTTGGTCCGTTCATGGAACACGGGATTGGAGGCAATATGCATAGCTGCCTGATTGTCACAAAAAAGAGACATAGGTTTGTTGCTCAAAAAACCCAAGTCTGAGATAAGGCTCTTGAGCCAAATGAGTTCACATGCAGTGGAAGCCATGGCTCTATACTCAGCTTCAGCACTTGAGCGAGCAATTACATTTTGCTTTTTGCTCTTCCATGTCACAATGTTTCCTCCAACAAATGTGCAGTAGCCTGTAGTGGATTTTCTATCAATAGCATTCCCTGCCCAGTCAGCATCGGTGTATGCCATGATTTGAGTAtgaccattgttcttcatgaTAATTCCCCGACCAATGGAGCCCTTGAGGTATCTTAGAATCCTTTTAACAACATTTAAATGAGCCTCAGTGGGTGCATGCATGAATTGGCTTACAAGACTAACGGCGTAAGTTATATCCGGTCTAGTAATGGTGAGATATATAAGCTTACCCACCAGTCTTTGATAGTAACTTATATTGCTGAGAGGCTCTCCTTCCAAgtccaacttcaatttgctATCAAGAGGTGTACGGGCCGGTTTGCAATCTATCATCTTCACTTCTTGAAGCAAGTCAATCACATACTTCCGTTGACTTAAAAACAGTCCCTTGGGAGAAGTAGCCATTTCAATCCCAAGGAAGTATTTTAACACTCCTAAGTCTTTAATGGCAAATTTCTGATGAAGAGAATGCTTAAGAGTGTTAATCTCATCAATATTATCACCTGTGATGataatatcatcaacatagattagaACAACTAATTTGCCAACTGAACCAGTTCGAACAAACAAGGATGAATCAGCATGACTTCTCTTGAAACCAAACTTTTCAAGTACAGAGCTCAACTTGGCATACCAGGCACGTGGagattgtttcaatccataaaTGGATTTGTGAAGCTTGCAAACCATACTTGAATTCTGTGCCTGTGGATGACCAGGAGGTAATTGCATGTAAACTTCCTCTTCAAGGTCTCCATGCAAAAAAGCATTTTTTACATCCATTTGGTACAACGGCCACTCATGATTAACTGCAACAGATAACAAAACCCTCACTGTACTCATCTTAGCCACAGGAGCAAATGTCTCCTTATAATCAACTCCAAACGTTTGAGTAAAACCGCGAGCCACCAACCTTGCCTTGTGTCTTTCAATTGAGCCATCAgaattaaatttggttttgtagATCCACCTACTGCCTACCACCTTCTTTCCCTTTGGAAGCTGGACTACACTCCAGGTTTTATTTTCATCCAAAGCCTTGAGTTCTTCTTCCATGGCTAGCCTCCAAACATCTTGAAGATTGGCTTCTTGAAAATTCCTTGGTTCACTTTCATTTGACAATTTACTGAGAAAAGCTGCATGGGAGTGAGAGACTTTGGAGTAATTTACAAACTTGTGAATTGGGTACCTTACATTGAACGTTACATAGTCTTGTAGCCTTGATGGTGGATGTCTATCTCGAGTTGGATTCCTCCGAGGTTGAGATGGGATCATAGTAGGTTCAGCTCCACTCTCTTCTATAGATGATGTGTCATTGTCATGAGGAACAACTTGTGCTTCGGAGGCTTCAGTTTCATCTCCAATAATCACGTTGTCAATATTGGTTGCATGAGAGTCACTGTTGTGAGGTACTGAATGAACACAATCACTTGTTTCGACTGGATTTGGTAATGGAAAGAAATCCAGTAAGTGCTCCCCCTGACGATTTTGATCTGATGGTTTGTTGAAATATGGTTTGATCTCATCAAACCTTACATCTCTTGAGACAAATAGCTTCCTGGAACATGGATTGTAACATTTGTAACCTTTTTGAGTGGAGGAGTAACCCATGAAAACACACTTAATTGCCTTGGGATCAAGCTTGTCTCGGTGATGGGATTGGATATGAGCATAACAAGTACATCCAAAAATTCTCAGATGGGAaaggttaattttttttgttttgcatgacCTCATATGGTGATTTTGAATCCAAAACCCGACTAGGCAATCTGTTGATGAGGTAGGTAGCTGCAAGAACTCCTTGAGAACAAAACCTCTTAGGCACATTCATTTGTAACATTAGAGCTCTGGTTTTCTCAAGTAGATCCCTATTCTTCCTTTCGGCAattccattttgctgaggagtACCTACACAACTTGTTTGATGTATAATGCCATGTGTGCTCAAATAGTTAGTCATATTTTTGGATGTATATTCAGTGCCATTATCAGACCTTAGTATGTGAATTTGAGACGAAAAATGGTTCATGACAAGATTATGAAAATTCTTGAAAGCATCCATGACTTCACTTTTGAATTTTAGGAGGTACAACCAAGTGACTCttgaaaaatcatcaacaaaggTAACGTAGTACCTATAACCATCAAAAGACTCTAGAGGTgca
Above is a genomic segment from Prunus dulcis chromosome 7, ALMONDv2, whole genome shotgun sequence containing:
- the LOC117634659 gene encoding 60S ribosomal protein L6, mitochondrial; the encoded protein is MEAKFFRFLKIVGVGYKARAEAEGRLLLLKLGYSHEVELTVPPAVRVFCFKNNVVCCTGIDKDRVHQFAASVRSCKPPEVYKGKGIMYVDEVIKKKQGKKSK
- the LOC117635365 gene encoding uncharacterized protein LOC117635365; the encoded protein is MAEQQIQHFSHKHPLIFKKEQNDSGLVFCSVCEDPVLGSSYTCNQCSPAFILHKSCADKLTPEIHNPIHPKHPLSLHPPQNGNFCSDCYQPCSGFIYYCHVCKFGIDLKCASKWENYCHDHKFTVLKNRTIKFTCDVCGKDGNVDLYLCGICQLMVHKKCSWLPRRVKIGDHNHRLKLTWRFEDIYPKKQRFCSFCNRHMDQSRAVYYCHECCSYVAHNSCATKETTPDDDPQHKNNQTKSDPAAQINQTKSEPAVQINQTKSEQAVQINHFSHQHRLTLITDHHEMCRTRRVVMSFLSPLNLCPIRSKEAQGFGYYCDNKGCDVYFIKEEGFYLDLHCSILWEYNKSLKHEAHHHDLRFIIKQGSSNQCKGCGASKHIGWFSCTILACNFNLCIPCVKLPLTARHRYDDHHLKLTYRVTDMLAEHYCEICEGPRIPKHWFYSCSDCDFHCHPHCILGRYPQVKLGGAYKHDTHPHPVTLVYKERSVIPSDKREHILDCQACGEPCEGLVWECSKCNVNIHRKGYCRSTKEDKSVSDLNSGLRLKS